One window from the genome of Lynx canadensis isolate LIC74 chromosome E3, mLynCan4.pri.v2, whole genome shotgun sequence encodes:
- the ADAP1 gene encoding LOW QUALITY PROTEIN: arf-GAP with dual PH domain-containing protein 1 (The sequence of the model RefSeq protein was modified relative to this genomic sequence to represent the inferred CDS: inserted 1 base in 1 codon), with protein sequence MASHGNDAARDAYESKVPPFYYRPTSSDCQLLREQWIRAKYERLEFXHPEKQEPYSAGYREGSLWKRGRDNGQFLSRKFVLTEREGSLKYFNRNDAKEPKAVMKIEHLNATFQPAKIGHPHGLQITYLKDNSTRNIFVYHEDGKEIVDWFNALRAARFHYLQVAFPGASDADLVPKLSRNYLKEGYMEKTGPKQTEGFRKRWFTMDDRRLMYFKDPLDAFARGEVFIGSRESGYTVLDGLPPSTQGHHWPHGITIVTPERRFLLACETESEQRAWVEAFRKVVDRPMLPQEYAVEAHFKHKP encoded by the exons ATGGCCTCCCATGGAAATGACGCTGCGAGAGACGCGTATGAGTCCAAAGTGCCTCCCTTCTACTACCGGCCCACGTCCTCTGACTGTCA gctcctgcGGGAGCAGTGGATCCGGGCCAAGTACGAACGGCTGGAGT ACCACCCGGAGAAGCAGGAGCCGTACTCCGCAG GATACCGAGAAGGCTCCCTCTGGAAGCGAGGCCGGGACAACGGGCAGTTTCTAAGCCGGAAGTTTGTGCTGACTGAGCGAGAGGGGTCCCTGAAGTATTTCAACAGAAATGAC GCCAAGGAGCCCAAGGCCGTCATGAAGATCGAACATCTGAACGCCACCTTCCAGCCGGCCAAGATCGGCCACCCCCACGGCCTGCAGATCACCTACCTGAAGGACAACAGCACCCGCAACATCTTTGTCTACCACGAGGACGGGAAG GAGATCGTGGACTGGTTCAATGCGCTCCGCGCGGCCCGCTTCCATTACCTGCAGGTGGCGTTCCCGGGGGCCAGCGACGCCGAC CTGGTGCCAAAGCTCTCCCGGAACTACCTGAAAGAAGGATACATGGAGAAAACCGGGCCCAAG CAAACAGAAGGCTTCCGGAAGCGCTGGTTCACCATGGACGACCGGAGGCTCATGTACTTCAAAGATCCCCTG GACGCCTTCGCTCGCGGGGAAGTCTTCATCGGCAGCAGGGAGAGCGGCTACACGGTGCTGGACGGGCTCCCACCGTCCACCCAGGGCCACCACTGGCCACACGGCATTACCATCGTGACACCGGAGCGCAGGTTCCTGCTGGCCTGTGAGACGGAGTCAGAGCAGCGGGCGTGGGTGGAGGCTTTTCGGAAGGTCGTGGACAGACCCATGCTGCCCCAGGAGTACGCAG TGGAAGCCCACTTCAAGCATAAACCCTAA